In one window of Gopherus evgoodei ecotype Sinaloan lineage chromosome 9, rGopEvg1_v1.p, whole genome shotgun sequence DNA:
- the MTMR8 gene encoding myotubularin-related protein 8 isoform X8, whose amino-acid sequence MDHITTPKVENVKLLDRYTNRKPANGTLYLTATHLIYVDASAEVRKETWILHHHIASVEKLPLTTSGCPLLIRCKNFRVAHLVIGHERDCHEVYTSLLKLSQPVKPEELYAFSYNPKMPKDSREIGWKLIDLKVDYQRMGIPNDFWEITDANKDYEVCNTYPPEVVVPKAANKATVLGSAKFRSRGRIPVLSYLYKENNAAICRCSQPLSGFSARCLEDEQMLQAIRQANPGSPFMYVVDTRPKLNAMANRAAGKGYENEDNYDNIHFKFIGIENIHVMRSSLQKLLEVCETKSPSMSDFLTGLENSGWLRHIKAVMDAGVFLAKAVKEEKASVLVHCSDGWDRTAQVCSLASLLLDPFYRTFKGLMVLIEKEWIVMGHKFSHRCGHLDGDLKEVSPVFTQFTECVWQLMQQFPCAFEFNERFLLEIHDHVYSCQFGNFLGSCYREREALKIFEKTHSLWPFLLQKKQEFRNPLYKGFTVYKELKPNTLPFSFQFWCGMYNRFDKGMHPKQCVLDHLLNCMSQKMKLEDNATDLENMVFAEAR is encoded by the exons ATGGACCACATCACCACTCCGAAG GTAGAAAATGTCAAACTACTAGATCGTTATACCAATAGGAAACCAGCAAATGGGACATTATACCTGACAGCTACCCATCTGATCTATGTGGATGCTTCCGCTGAAGTCCGAAAAGAAACCTGG ATTCTACATCATCATATAGCTTCTGTGGAGAAGTTGCCTCTGACCACATCTGGATGTCCCTTACTTATTCGCTGCAAGAACTTCCGTGTGGCACACCTTGTCATTGGACATGAGCGGGATTGCCATGAAGTGTATACATCCTTGCTTAAACTTTCACAGCCAG TGAAACCTGAAGAACTTTATGCATTTTCTTATAACCCCAAAATGCCTAAAGATAGCCGTGAGATAGGATGGAAGCTGATTGATTTAAAAGTAGATTATCAGCGTATGGGAATTCCAAATGACTTCTGGGAAATAACGGATGCTAATAAAGACTATGAG GTCTGCAATACGTACCCTCCAGAAGTAGTGGTGCCAAAGGCTGCTAATAAAGCAACTGTGCTTGGAAGTGCAAAGTTCAGAAGCAGAGGGCGCATCCCAGTGCTTTCCTACCTTTATAAAGAAAACAAT GCTGCCATATGTCGCTGTAGCCAGCCTCTCTCTGGGTTCAGTGCTCGCTGTCTGGAGGATGAACAGATGCTGCAGGCAATTAGACAAGCCAACCCGGGGAGTCCCTTCATGTATGTTGTAGACACAAGGCCAAAG TTAAATGCCATGGCAAACAGAGCTGCTGGTAAGGGTTATGAGAATGAAGATAACTATGACAACATTCACTTTAAATTCATCGGCATAGAGAACATCCATGTGATGCGGAGCAGCTTGCAGAAACTCTTGGAAG tgtgtGAAACAAAATCTCCCTCAATGAGTGACTTCCTTACTGGCCTGGAGAACTCAGGCTGGTTACGGCACATTAAAGCTGTAATGGACGCTGGAGTCTTTCTTGCTAAG gcagtgaaagaagaaaaagccAGCGTCTTAGTCCACTGCTCAGATGGGTGGGATCGTACAGCTCAAGTCTGTtcactggctagcctcctcttaGACCCATTTTATAGAACATTTAAAGGACTCATG GTTCTGATAGAAAAGGAATGGATTGTGATGGGCCACAAGTTCTCACACAG GTGTGGCCATCTGGATGGCGACCTAAAGGAAGTGTCCCCTGTCTTCACTCAGTTCACTGAATGTGTCTGGCAGCTCATGCAGCAGTTTCCCTGTGCATTTGAATTCAATGAGCGGTTCCTTCTCGAAATCCATGACCACGTCTATTCCTGCCAGTTTGGCAACTTCCTTGGGTCTTGCTACAGGGAACGGGAGGCTCTGAA GATTTTTGAGAAGACCCATTCGCTGTGGCCTTTCCTATTACAAAAGAAGCAGGAGTTCAGGAATCCTCTGTATAAGGGATTCACAGTTTACAAGGAGCTTAAGCCAAACACTCTACCTTTCAGTTTCCA GTTCTGGTGTGGAATGTATAACCGCTTTGACAAAGGGATGCATCCAAAGCAGTGCGTGTTGGACCATCTCCTCAACTGCATGAGCCAGAAGATGAAGTTGGAGGATAATGCAACTGACCTGGAAAAC
- the MTMR8 gene encoding myotubularin-related protein 8 isoform X10, with product MDHITTPKVENVKLLDRYTNRKPANGTLYLTATHLIYVDASAEVRKETWILHHHIASVEKLPLTTSGCPLLIRCKNFRVAHLVIGHERDCHEVYTSLLKLSQPVKPEELYAFSYNPKMPKDSREIGWKLIDLKVDYQRMGIPNDFWEITDANKDYEVCNTYPPEVVVPKAANKATVLGSAKFRSRGRIPVLSYLYKENNAAICRCSQPLSGFSARCLEDEQMLQAIRQANPGSPFMYVVDTRPKLNAMANRAAGKGYENEDNYDNIHFKFIGIENIHVMRSSLQKLLEVCETKSPSMSDFLTGLENSGWLRHIKAVMDAGVFLAKAVKEEKASVLVHCSDGWDRTAQVCSLASLLLDPFYRTFKGLMVLIEKEWIVMGHKFSHRCGHLDGDLKEVSPVFTQFTECVWQLMQQFPCAFEFNERFLLEIHDHVYSCQFGNFLGSCYREREALKIFEKTHSLWPFLLQKKQEFRNPLYKGFTVYKELKPNTLPFSFQNNNCSLSQLTKYSRSFNSLSFGP from the exons ATGGACCACATCACCACTCCGAAG GTAGAAAATGTCAAACTACTAGATCGTTATACCAATAGGAAACCAGCAAATGGGACATTATACCTGACAGCTACCCATCTGATCTATGTGGATGCTTCCGCTGAAGTCCGAAAAGAAACCTGG ATTCTACATCATCATATAGCTTCTGTGGAGAAGTTGCCTCTGACCACATCTGGATGTCCCTTACTTATTCGCTGCAAGAACTTCCGTGTGGCACACCTTGTCATTGGACATGAGCGGGATTGCCATGAAGTGTATACATCCTTGCTTAAACTTTCACAGCCAG TGAAACCTGAAGAACTTTATGCATTTTCTTATAACCCCAAAATGCCTAAAGATAGCCGTGAGATAGGATGGAAGCTGATTGATTTAAAAGTAGATTATCAGCGTATGGGAATTCCAAATGACTTCTGGGAAATAACGGATGCTAATAAAGACTATGAG GTCTGCAATACGTACCCTCCAGAAGTAGTGGTGCCAAAGGCTGCTAATAAAGCAACTGTGCTTGGAAGTGCAAAGTTCAGAAGCAGAGGGCGCATCCCAGTGCTTTCCTACCTTTATAAAGAAAACAAT GCTGCCATATGTCGCTGTAGCCAGCCTCTCTCTGGGTTCAGTGCTCGCTGTCTGGAGGATGAACAGATGCTGCAGGCAATTAGACAAGCCAACCCGGGGAGTCCCTTCATGTATGTTGTAGACACAAGGCCAAAG TTAAATGCCATGGCAAACAGAGCTGCTGGTAAGGGTTATGAGAATGAAGATAACTATGACAACATTCACTTTAAATTCATCGGCATAGAGAACATCCATGTGATGCGGAGCAGCTTGCAGAAACTCTTGGAAG tgtgtGAAACAAAATCTCCCTCAATGAGTGACTTCCTTACTGGCCTGGAGAACTCAGGCTGGTTACGGCACATTAAAGCTGTAATGGACGCTGGAGTCTTTCTTGCTAAG gcagtgaaagaagaaaaagccAGCGTCTTAGTCCACTGCTCAGATGGGTGGGATCGTACAGCTCAAGTCTGTtcactggctagcctcctcttaGACCCATTTTATAGAACATTTAAAGGACTCATG GTTCTGATAGAAAAGGAATGGATTGTGATGGGCCACAAGTTCTCACACAG GTGTGGCCATCTGGATGGCGACCTAAAGGAAGTGTCCCCTGTCTTCACTCAGTTCACTGAATGTGTCTGGCAGCTCATGCAGCAGTTTCCCTGTGCATTTGAATTCAATGAGCGGTTCCTTCTCGAAATCCATGACCACGTCTATTCCTGCCAGTTTGGCAACTTCCTTGGGTCTTGCTACAGGGAACGGGAGGCTCTGAA GATTTTTGAGAAGACCCATTCGCTGTGGCCTTTCCTATTACAAAAGAAGCAGGAGTTCAGGAATCCTCTGTATAAGGGATTCACAGTTTACAAGGAGCTTAAGCCAAACACTCTACCTTTCAGTTTCCA GAACAACAATTGCTCCCTGTCACAACTAACAAAGTACAGCAGATCTTTTAATTCCCTTTCCTTCGGTCCTTGA
- the MTMR8 gene encoding myotubularin-related protein 8 isoform X3, whose protein sequence is MDHITTPKVENVKLLDRYTNRKPANGTLYLTATHLIYVDASAEVRKETWILHHHIASVEKLPLTTSGCPLLIRCKNFRVAHLVIGHERDCHEVYTSLLKLSQPVKPEELYAFSYNPKMPKDSREIGWKLIDLKVDYQRMGIPNDFWEITDANKDYEVCNTYPPEVVVPKAANKATVLGSAKFRSRGRIPVLSYLYKENNAAICRCSQPLSGFSARCLEDEQMLQAIRQANPGSPFMYVVDTRPKLNAMANRAAGKGYENEDNYDNIHFKFIGIENIHVMRSSLQKLLEVCETKSPSMSDFLTGLENSGWLRHIKAVMDAGVFLAKAVKEEKASVLVHCSDGWDRTAQVCSLASLLLDPFYRTFKGLMVLIEKEWIVMGHKFSHRCGHLDGDLKEVSPVFTQFTECVWQLMQQFPCAFEFNERFLLEIHDHVYSCQFGNFLGSCYREREALKIFEKTHSLWPFLLQKKQEFRNPLYKGFTVYKELKPNTLPFSFQFWCGMYNRFDKGMHPKQCVLDHLLNCMSQKMKLEDNATDLENKLPFLDNPLPNEVCSLSKIVNASVESSKTPMLNTPQDYESEPPALLTNGAIVEEVDIMPDQDQKNKENFANHHDLLDLNSTMEVIESDAKKEKPQHQ, encoded by the exons ATGGACCACATCACCACTCCGAAG GTAGAAAATGTCAAACTACTAGATCGTTATACCAATAGGAAACCAGCAAATGGGACATTATACCTGACAGCTACCCATCTGATCTATGTGGATGCTTCCGCTGAAGTCCGAAAAGAAACCTGG ATTCTACATCATCATATAGCTTCTGTGGAGAAGTTGCCTCTGACCACATCTGGATGTCCCTTACTTATTCGCTGCAAGAACTTCCGTGTGGCACACCTTGTCATTGGACATGAGCGGGATTGCCATGAAGTGTATACATCCTTGCTTAAACTTTCACAGCCAG TGAAACCTGAAGAACTTTATGCATTTTCTTATAACCCCAAAATGCCTAAAGATAGCCGTGAGATAGGATGGAAGCTGATTGATTTAAAAGTAGATTATCAGCGTATGGGAATTCCAAATGACTTCTGGGAAATAACGGATGCTAATAAAGACTATGAG GTCTGCAATACGTACCCTCCAGAAGTAGTGGTGCCAAAGGCTGCTAATAAAGCAACTGTGCTTGGAAGTGCAAAGTTCAGAAGCAGAGGGCGCATCCCAGTGCTTTCCTACCTTTATAAAGAAAACAAT GCTGCCATATGTCGCTGTAGCCAGCCTCTCTCTGGGTTCAGTGCTCGCTGTCTGGAGGATGAACAGATGCTGCAGGCAATTAGACAAGCCAACCCGGGGAGTCCCTTCATGTATGTTGTAGACACAAGGCCAAAG TTAAATGCCATGGCAAACAGAGCTGCTGGTAAGGGTTATGAGAATGAAGATAACTATGACAACATTCACTTTAAATTCATCGGCATAGAGAACATCCATGTGATGCGGAGCAGCTTGCAGAAACTCTTGGAAG tgtgtGAAACAAAATCTCCCTCAATGAGTGACTTCCTTACTGGCCTGGAGAACTCAGGCTGGTTACGGCACATTAAAGCTGTAATGGACGCTGGAGTCTTTCTTGCTAAG gcagtgaaagaagaaaaagccAGCGTCTTAGTCCACTGCTCAGATGGGTGGGATCGTACAGCTCAAGTCTGTtcactggctagcctcctcttaGACCCATTTTATAGAACATTTAAAGGACTCATG GTTCTGATAGAAAAGGAATGGATTGTGATGGGCCACAAGTTCTCACACAG GTGTGGCCATCTGGATGGCGACCTAAAGGAAGTGTCCCCTGTCTTCACTCAGTTCACTGAATGTGTCTGGCAGCTCATGCAGCAGTTTCCCTGTGCATTTGAATTCAATGAGCGGTTCCTTCTCGAAATCCATGACCACGTCTATTCCTGCCAGTTTGGCAACTTCCTTGGGTCTTGCTACAGGGAACGGGAGGCTCTGAA GATTTTTGAGAAGACCCATTCGCTGTGGCCTTTCCTATTACAAAAGAAGCAGGAGTTCAGGAATCCTCTGTATAAGGGATTCACAGTTTACAAGGAGCTTAAGCCAAACACTCTACCTTTCAGTTTCCA GTTCTGGTGTGGAATGTATAACCGCTTTGACAAAGGGATGCATCCAAAGCAGTGCGTGTTGGACCATCTCCTCAACTGCATGAGCCAGAAGATGAAGTTGGAGGATAATGCAACTGACCTGGAAAAC AAGCTGCCCTTCCTAGATAATCCCCTGCCAAATGAAGTTTGCTCCTTATCTAAAATTGTAAATGCCTCAGTTGAGTCTTCGAAAACCCCGATGCTGAACACTCCCCAGGATTATGAAAGTGAACCACCTGCTCTGTTGACCAATGGTGCCATCGTGGAGGAAGTGGACATCATGCCTGATCAGGACCAAAAGAACAAAGAGAACTTTGCTAATCATCATGACCTTCTTGACCTTAACAGCACCATGGAAGTTATAGAATCAGACGCTAAAAAAGAAAAGCCGCAGCACCAGTGA
- the MTMR8 gene encoding myotubularin-related protein 8 isoform X7 — MDHITTPKVENVKLLDRYTNRKPANGTLYLTATHLIYVDASAEVRKETWILHHHIASVEKLPLTTSGCPLLIRCKNFRVAHLVIGHERDCHEVYTSLLKLSQPVKPEELYAFSYNPKMPKDSREIGWKLIDLKVDYQRMGIPNDFWEITDANKDYEVCNTYPPEVVVPKAANKATVLGSAKFRSRGRIPVLSYLYKENNAAICRCSQPLSGFSARCLEDEQMLQAIRQANPGSPFMYVVDTRPKLNAMANRAAGKGYENEDNYDNIHFKFIGIENIHVMRSSLQKLLEVCETKSPSMSDFLTGLENSGWLRHIKAVMDAGVFLAKAVKEEKASVLVHCSDGWDRTAQVCSLASLLLDPFYRTFKGLMVLIEKEWIVMGHKFSHRCGHLDGDLKEVSPVFTQFTECVWQLMQQFPCAFEFNERFLLEIHDHVYSCQFGNFLGSCYREREALKIFEKTHSLWPFLLQKKQEFRNPLYKGFTVYKELKPNTLPFSFQFWCGMYNRFDKGMHPKQCVLDHLLNCMSQKMKLEDNATDLENINHDVLVHKP, encoded by the exons ATGGACCACATCACCACTCCGAAG GTAGAAAATGTCAAACTACTAGATCGTTATACCAATAGGAAACCAGCAAATGGGACATTATACCTGACAGCTACCCATCTGATCTATGTGGATGCTTCCGCTGAAGTCCGAAAAGAAACCTGG ATTCTACATCATCATATAGCTTCTGTGGAGAAGTTGCCTCTGACCACATCTGGATGTCCCTTACTTATTCGCTGCAAGAACTTCCGTGTGGCACACCTTGTCATTGGACATGAGCGGGATTGCCATGAAGTGTATACATCCTTGCTTAAACTTTCACAGCCAG TGAAACCTGAAGAACTTTATGCATTTTCTTATAACCCCAAAATGCCTAAAGATAGCCGTGAGATAGGATGGAAGCTGATTGATTTAAAAGTAGATTATCAGCGTATGGGAATTCCAAATGACTTCTGGGAAATAACGGATGCTAATAAAGACTATGAG GTCTGCAATACGTACCCTCCAGAAGTAGTGGTGCCAAAGGCTGCTAATAAAGCAACTGTGCTTGGAAGTGCAAAGTTCAGAAGCAGAGGGCGCATCCCAGTGCTTTCCTACCTTTATAAAGAAAACAAT GCTGCCATATGTCGCTGTAGCCAGCCTCTCTCTGGGTTCAGTGCTCGCTGTCTGGAGGATGAACAGATGCTGCAGGCAATTAGACAAGCCAACCCGGGGAGTCCCTTCATGTATGTTGTAGACACAAGGCCAAAG TTAAATGCCATGGCAAACAGAGCTGCTGGTAAGGGTTATGAGAATGAAGATAACTATGACAACATTCACTTTAAATTCATCGGCATAGAGAACATCCATGTGATGCGGAGCAGCTTGCAGAAACTCTTGGAAG tgtgtGAAACAAAATCTCCCTCAATGAGTGACTTCCTTACTGGCCTGGAGAACTCAGGCTGGTTACGGCACATTAAAGCTGTAATGGACGCTGGAGTCTTTCTTGCTAAG gcagtgaaagaagaaaaagccAGCGTCTTAGTCCACTGCTCAGATGGGTGGGATCGTACAGCTCAAGTCTGTtcactggctagcctcctcttaGACCCATTTTATAGAACATTTAAAGGACTCATG GTTCTGATAGAAAAGGAATGGATTGTGATGGGCCACAAGTTCTCACACAG GTGTGGCCATCTGGATGGCGACCTAAAGGAAGTGTCCCCTGTCTTCACTCAGTTCACTGAATGTGTCTGGCAGCTCATGCAGCAGTTTCCCTGTGCATTTGAATTCAATGAGCGGTTCCTTCTCGAAATCCATGACCACGTCTATTCCTGCCAGTTTGGCAACTTCCTTGGGTCTTGCTACAGGGAACGGGAGGCTCTGAA GATTTTTGAGAAGACCCATTCGCTGTGGCCTTTCCTATTACAAAAGAAGCAGGAGTTCAGGAATCCTCTGTATAAGGGATTCACAGTTTACAAGGAGCTTAAGCCAAACACTCTACCTTTCAGTTTCCA GTTCTGGTGTGGAATGTATAACCGCTTTGACAAAGGGATGCATCCAAAGCAGTGCGTGTTGGACCATCTCCTCAACTGCATGAGCCAGAAGATGAAGTTGGAGGATAATGCAACTGACCTGGAAAAC
- the MTMR8 gene encoding myotubularin-related protein 8 isoform X5 has product MDHITTPKVENVKLLDRYTNRKPANGTLYLTATHLIYVDASAEVRKETWILHHHIASVEKLPLTTSGCPLLIRCKNFRVAHLVIGHERDCHEVYTSLLKLSQPVKPEELYAFSYNPKMPKDSREIGWKLIDLKVDYQRMGIPNDFWEITDANKDYEVCNTYPPEVVVPKAANKATVLGSAKFRSRGRIPVLSYLYKENNAAICRCSQPLSGFSARCLEDEQMLQAIRQANPGSPFMYVVDTRPKLNAMANRAAGKGYENEDNYDNIHFKFIGIENIHVMRSSLQKLLEVCETKSPSMSDFLTGLENSGWLRHIKAVMDAGVFLAKAVKEEKASVLVHCSDGWDRTAQVCSLASLLLDPFYRTFKGLMVLIEKEWIVMGHKFSHRIFEKTHSLWPFLLQKKQEFRNPLYKGFTVYKELKPNTLPFSFQFWCGMYNRFDKGMHPKQCVLDHLLNCMSQKMKLEDNATDLENKLPFLDNPLPNEVCSLSKIVNASVESSKTPMLNTPQDYESEPPALLTNGAIVEEVDIMPDQDQKNKENFANHHDLLDLNSTMEVIESDAKKEKPQHQ; this is encoded by the exons ATGGACCACATCACCACTCCGAAG GTAGAAAATGTCAAACTACTAGATCGTTATACCAATAGGAAACCAGCAAATGGGACATTATACCTGACAGCTACCCATCTGATCTATGTGGATGCTTCCGCTGAAGTCCGAAAAGAAACCTGG ATTCTACATCATCATATAGCTTCTGTGGAGAAGTTGCCTCTGACCACATCTGGATGTCCCTTACTTATTCGCTGCAAGAACTTCCGTGTGGCACACCTTGTCATTGGACATGAGCGGGATTGCCATGAAGTGTATACATCCTTGCTTAAACTTTCACAGCCAG TGAAACCTGAAGAACTTTATGCATTTTCTTATAACCCCAAAATGCCTAAAGATAGCCGTGAGATAGGATGGAAGCTGATTGATTTAAAAGTAGATTATCAGCGTATGGGAATTCCAAATGACTTCTGGGAAATAACGGATGCTAATAAAGACTATGAG GTCTGCAATACGTACCCTCCAGAAGTAGTGGTGCCAAAGGCTGCTAATAAAGCAACTGTGCTTGGAAGTGCAAAGTTCAGAAGCAGAGGGCGCATCCCAGTGCTTTCCTACCTTTATAAAGAAAACAAT GCTGCCATATGTCGCTGTAGCCAGCCTCTCTCTGGGTTCAGTGCTCGCTGTCTGGAGGATGAACAGATGCTGCAGGCAATTAGACAAGCCAACCCGGGGAGTCCCTTCATGTATGTTGTAGACACAAGGCCAAAG TTAAATGCCATGGCAAACAGAGCTGCTGGTAAGGGTTATGAGAATGAAGATAACTATGACAACATTCACTTTAAATTCATCGGCATAGAGAACATCCATGTGATGCGGAGCAGCTTGCAGAAACTCTTGGAAG tgtgtGAAACAAAATCTCCCTCAATGAGTGACTTCCTTACTGGCCTGGAGAACTCAGGCTGGTTACGGCACATTAAAGCTGTAATGGACGCTGGAGTCTTTCTTGCTAAG gcagtgaaagaagaaaaagccAGCGTCTTAGTCCACTGCTCAGATGGGTGGGATCGTACAGCTCAAGTCTGTtcactggctagcctcctcttaGACCCATTTTATAGAACATTTAAAGGACTCATG GTTCTGATAGAAAAGGAATGGATTGTGATGGGCCACAAGTTCTCACACAG GATTTTTGAGAAGACCCATTCGCTGTGGCCTTTCCTATTACAAAAGAAGCAGGAGTTCAGGAATCCTCTGTATAAGGGATTCACAGTTTACAAGGAGCTTAAGCCAAACACTCTACCTTTCAGTTTCCA GTTCTGGTGTGGAATGTATAACCGCTTTGACAAAGGGATGCATCCAAAGCAGTGCGTGTTGGACCATCTCCTCAACTGCATGAGCCAGAAGATGAAGTTGGAGGATAATGCAACTGACCTGGAAAAC AAGCTGCCCTTCCTAGATAATCCCCTGCCAAATGAAGTTTGCTCCTTATCTAAAATTGTAAATGCCTCAGTTGAGTCTTCGAAAACCCCGATGCTGAACACTCCCCAGGATTATGAAAGTGAACCACCTGCTCTGTTGACCAATGGTGCCATCGTGGAGGAAGTGGACATCATGCCTGATCAGGACCAAAAGAACAAAGAGAACTTTGCTAATCATCATGACCTTCTTGACCTTAACAGCACCATGGAAGTTATAGAATCAGACGCTAAAAAAGAAAAGCCGCAGCACCAGTGA
- the MTMR8 gene encoding myotubularin-related protein 8 isoform X9: MDHITTPKVENVKLLDRYTNRKPANGTLYLTATHLIYVDASAEVRKETWILHHHIASVEKLPLTTSGCPLLIRCKNFRVAHLVIGHERDCHEVYTSLLKLSQPVKPEELYAFSYNPKMPKDSREIGWKLIDLKVDYQRMGIPNDFWEITDANKDYEVCNTYPPEVVVPKAANKATVLGSAKFRSRGRIPVLSYLYKENNAAICRCSQPLSGFSARCLEDEQMLQAIRQANPGSPFMYVVDTRPKLNAMANRAAGKGYENEDNYDNIHFKFIGIENIHVMRSSLQKLLEVCETKSPSMSDFLTGLENSGWLRHIKAVMDAGVFLAKAVKEEKASVLVHCSDGWDRTAQVCSLASLLLDPFYRTFKGLMVLIEKEWIVMGHKFSHRCGHLDGDLKEVSPVFTQFTECVWQLMQQFPCAFEFNERFLLEIHDHVYSCQFGNFLGSCYREREALKIFEKTHSLWPFLLQKKQEFRNPLYKGFTVYKELKPNTLPFSFQFWCGMYNRFDKGMHPKQCVLDHLLNCMSQKMKLEDNATDLENVKEN; this comes from the exons ATGGACCACATCACCACTCCGAAG GTAGAAAATGTCAAACTACTAGATCGTTATACCAATAGGAAACCAGCAAATGGGACATTATACCTGACAGCTACCCATCTGATCTATGTGGATGCTTCCGCTGAAGTCCGAAAAGAAACCTGG ATTCTACATCATCATATAGCTTCTGTGGAGAAGTTGCCTCTGACCACATCTGGATGTCCCTTACTTATTCGCTGCAAGAACTTCCGTGTGGCACACCTTGTCATTGGACATGAGCGGGATTGCCATGAAGTGTATACATCCTTGCTTAAACTTTCACAGCCAG TGAAACCTGAAGAACTTTATGCATTTTCTTATAACCCCAAAATGCCTAAAGATAGCCGTGAGATAGGATGGAAGCTGATTGATTTAAAAGTAGATTATCAGCGTATGGGAATTCCAAATGACTTCTGGGAAATAACGGATGCTAATAAAGACTATGAG GTCTGCAATACGTACCCTCCAGAAGTAGTGGTGCCAAAGGCTGCTAATAAAGCAACTGTGCTTGGAAGTGCAAAGTTCAGAAGCAGAGGGCGCATCCCAGTGCTTTCCTACCTTTATAAAGAAAACAAT GCTGCCATATGTCGCTGTAGCCAGCCTCTCTCTGGGTTCAGTGCTCGCTGTCTGGAGGATGAACAGATGCTGCAGGCAATTAGACAAGCCAACCCGGGGAGTCCCTTCATGTATGTTGTAGACACAAGGCCAAAG TTAAATGCCATGGCAAACAGAGCTGCTGGTAAGGGTTATGAGAATGAAGATAACTATGACAACATTCACTTTAAATTCATCGGCATAGAGAACATCCATGTGATGCGGAGCAGCTTGCAGAAACTCTTGGAAG tgtgtGAAACAAAATCTCCCTCAATGAGTGACTTCCTTACTGGCCTGGAGAACTCAGGCTGGTTACGGCACATTAAAGCTGTAATGGACGCTGGAGTCTTTCTTGCTAAG gcagtgaaagaagaaaaagccAGCGTCTTAGTCCACTGCTCAGATGGGTGGGATCGTACAGCTCAAGTCTGTtcactggctagcctcctcttaGACCCATTTTATAGAACATTTAAAGGACTCATG GTTCTGATAGAAAAGGAATGGATTGTGATGGGCCACAAGTTCTCACACAG GTGTGGCCATCTGGATGGCGACCTAAAGGAAGTGTCCCCTGTCTTCACTCAGTTCACTGAATGTGTCTGGCAGCTCATGCAGCAGTTTCCCTGTGCATTTGAATTCAATGAGCGGTTCCTTCTCGAAATCCATGACCACGTCTATTCCTGCCAGTTTGGCAACTTCCTTGGGTCTTGCTACAGGGAACGGGAGGCTCTGAA GATTTTTGAGAAGACCCATTCGCTGTGGCCTTTCCTATTACAAAAGAAGCAGGAGTTCAGGAATCCTCTGTATAAGGGATTCACAGTTTACAAGGAGCTTAAGCCAAACACTCTACCTTTCAGTTTCCA GTTCTGGTGTGGAATGTATAACCGCTTTGACAAAGGGATGCATCCAAAGCAGTGCGTGTTGGACCATCTCCTCAACTGCATGAGCCAGAAGATGAAGTTGGAGGATAATGCAACTGACCTGGAAAAC